A part of Bacillus thuringiensis genomic DNA contains:
- a CDS encoding toxic anion resistance protein, translating into MNNPVVLDSKTELNEQTAQDVRLQLRQDADVQRIYNAVDIKDQLELIELGKEPSMEISRFADQILHTMSLSKIEDSGELLKQLGKIMDRFDSKDFAEEKSGFFSRMFKKADKMIEQIFSKYQTMGREIDKVYVEITKYQDEMKKSIGTLDGLYEQNLKYYLDLEKYVVAGEMLLDRLNTELVPMYEERVRNNDQLAGIELESLKNSVEILEQRIDDLEKARMVALLTAPQIRMIQRGNNKLIGKINTAFITTIPIFKNGIIQAVNAKRQKLVADSMAELDRRTNELLKKNAQNIATQSVEVARLSGSSSIKMETLEETWNIISRGMQETQQIEEQNKREREESRKRMATLTENIKKELQG; encoded by the coding sequence ATGAATAACCCAGTCGTACTAGATTCGAAAACAGAATTAAATGAGCAAACAGCACAAGATGTTCGCTTGCAACTTAGACAAGATGCGGATGTACAACGTATTTATAATGCGGTAGATATTAAAGACCAATTAGAATTAATTGAGCTTGGAAAAGAACCTTCTATGGAAATTTCACGCTTTGCAGATCAAATTTTACATACAATGTCTCTGTCAAAAATAGAAGACTCTGGTGAGTTATTAAAACAGCTTGGTAAAATTATGGACCGATTCGATAGCAAAGACTTTGCGGAAGAGAAGAGTGGTTTCTTCTCACGTATGTTCAAAAAAGCGGATAAAATGATTGAACAAATCTTTAGCAAGTATCAAACGATGGGCCGTGAAATTGATAAAGTGTACGTGGAAATTACGAAGTATCAAGATGAAATGAAAAAATCAATTGGTACGTTAGACGGGTTATATGAGCAAAACTTAAAATATTACTTAGACTTAGAAAAATACGTAGTAGCAGGAGAAATGTTATTAGATCGTTTAAATACAGAGCTAGTTCCGATGTATGAAGAGCGTGTACGTAATAATGATCAATTAGCAGGTATTGAATTAGAGTCGCTTAAAAACTCTGTGGAAATTTTAGAACAGCGTATTGACGATTTAGAAAAGGCACGCATGGTTGCTTTACTTACAGCACCACAAATTCGTATGATTCAACGTGGTAACAATAAATTAATCGGTAAGATCAATACAGCATTTATTACAACGATTCCTATCTTTAAAAATGGTATCATTCAAGCGGTGAATGCGAAGCGTCAAAAGCTGGTTGCAGATTCTATGGCTGAACTGGATCGTCGTACAAATGAATTACTTAAGAAAAATGCACAAAATATTGCAACGCAAAGTGTGGAAGTGGCAAGGTTATCAGGCTCTTCTAGTATTAAGATGGAAACACTTGAAGAGACTTGGAACATTATTTCAAGAGGTATGCAAGAAACACAACAAATTGAAGAGCAAAACAAACGTGAGCGTGAAGAAAGTCGTAAGCGTATGGCTACATTAACAGAGAACATCAAAAAAGAATTACAAGGATAA
- a CDS encoding TerC family protein, whose translation MSILQGILDTYAQFFDLDMWIKVLQDPVSWGLIGTLVVLEGLLSADNALVLAVMVKHLPEEKRKKALFYGLIGAYVFRFIAIGIGMFLIKLAWVKVLGALYLAWLSVKYFIDKRKGNAEEEEAHGMNQNSILFRMFGVFWGTVAMVELMDIAFSVDSVLAAFGVSNEVWILLLGGMLGILMMRGIAGVFLKLLERIPELETTAYILILIIAVKMLLSVIHIEISHMLFFIILVVAFGATFILHYMKNSGQAKEEVAATKEDNK comes from the coding sequence ATGAGTATTTTGCAAGGAATCCTTGATACGTATGCTCAGTTTTTCGACTTGGACATGTGGATTAAAGTGTTGCAAGATCCAGTATCTTGGGGATTAATAGGTACACTTGTTGTACTTGAAGGTTTGTTATCTGCTGATAATGCACTTGTATTAGCAGTAATGGTAAAACACCTTCCGGAAGAAAAACGTAAAAAGGCATTATTCTATGGACTTATTGGAGCTTATGTATTCCGATTTATTGCGATTGGAATTGGAATGTTCTTAATTAAATTAGCGTGGGTAAAAGTGTTAGGTGCACTTTACTTAGCTTGGCTTTCAGTTAAATACTTCATTGATAAAAGAAAAGGTAATGCAGAAGAAGAGGAAGCTCATGGTATGAACCAAAACAGTATTCTCTTCAGAATGTTTGGTGTCTTCTGGGGAACAGTTGCGATGGTTGAATTAATGGATATCGCGTTCTCTGTAGATAGCGTACTTGCTGCATTTGGTGTATCAAATGAAGTTTGGATTCTATTATTAGGTGGAATGCTCGGTATTTTAATGATGCGTGGTATCGCTGGTGTATTCTTAAAATTGTTAGAGCGTATTCCAGAACTTGAAACGACAGCATATATTTTAATCTTAATTATTGCAGTAAAAATGTTACTGTCTGTTATTCATATTGAAATAAGTCATATGCTATTCTTTATCATTTTAGTTGTAGCATTTGGAGCAACATTTATACTTCACTACATGAAGAATTCTGGACAAGCTAAAGAAGAAGTTGCAGCTACTAAAGAAGACAATAAATAA
- a CDS encoding YihY/virulence factor BrkB family protein → MRKILEKVRRHRTYSFGKDLYDRTMRDDVAGLAAQLAYFFLLAIFPGLVFLITLLGFIDLQTESVLNLLEPYVPEDAMSLIEVNVDKVVNEQNGGLLSFGLLSMLWFASNGVNAVMNAFNRAYDVAETRSFIKTRALSIVFTLAIIFMIVFALIVPVFGQVIGAAVFKAIGLSDSFSYVWSIMRLVASFFVLFALFSFLYTFAPDRKLKRREVISGATFATVGWIVVSYSFAYYVDKFANYANTYGGLGGIIILMLWFYLTGWVILLGGEINGLLHHYRTGDNNSRNEK, encoded by the coding sequence ATGAGAAAAATTTTAGAAAAGGTGAGGAGACATCGTACTTATTCGTTTGGTAAAGACTTGTATGACCGAACGATGCGCGATGATGTAGCGGGCTTGGCAGCACAGCTCGCTTATTTCTTCTTGCTTGCGATTTTTCCTGGGCTTGTTTTCTTAATTACGCTTCTTGGATTCATTGACCTTCAAACAGAAAGTGTGCTCAATTTATTAGAACCGTACGTACCCGAAGATGCAATGTCCTTAATTGAAGTAAACGTTGATAAAGTTGTAAATGAGCAAAATGGTGGTTTATTATCATTTGGTTTATTATCGATGTTATGGTTTGCTTCAAACGGGGTAAATGCGGTTATGAATGCTTTTAATCGTGCGTATGATGTAGCAGAAACACGTTCTTTTATTAAAACGAGAGCTTTATCAATTGTGTTTACATTAGCAATCATTTTTATGATTGTGTTTGCGCTAATTGTTCCAGTGTTCGGACAAGTCATTGGAGCAGCGGTATTTAAAGCAATTGGTTTATCGGATAGTTTTTCTTACGTGTGGAGTATTATGCGGTTAGTAGCGAGTTTCTTCGTGCTATTTGCATTGTTTAGTTTTTTATATACATTTGCACCAGATCGAAAGTTAAAAAGAAGAGAAGTCATTTCAGGAGCAACATTTGCTACTGTAGGATGGATTGTGGTATCGTACTCATTTGCTTATTATGTAGATAAGTTTGCGAATTACGCCAATACATATGGTGGTCTCGGTGGTATTATTATTTTAATGTTATGGTTTTACTTGACTGGGTGGGTAATTTTACTTGGCGGTGAAATTAATGGTTTACTCCATCATTATAGGACGGGTGACAATAATTCCCGTAATGAAAAGTGA
- a CDS encoding DUF1128 domain-containing protein, with amino-acid sequence MDLSVKSEENVEYMVEAIKEKLRMVNAGAMRAASFNEEMYEDLRDIYDHVMKRETFSISEMQAITEELGTLIKK; translated from the coding sequence GTGGATTTATCCGTAAAGTCAGAAGAAAACGTTGAATATATGGTCGAAGCTATTAAAGAAAAATTACGTATGGTTAATGCTGGAGCGATGAGAGCTGCTAGCTTTAATGAAGAAATGTACGAAGACTTACGTGACATTTATGATCATGTTATGAAACGTGAAACATTCAGCATCAGTGAAATGCAAGCTATTACAGAAGAATTAGGTACATTAATTAAAAAGTAA
- a CDS encoding heavy metal translocating P-type ATPase translates to MNSEVKTLQVQKSISHPSLWDTLKKHYELIFSITSGIFILAGWLFTKNDAMNVGITCYILAYIVGGYAKAKEGIEDTIEEKELNVEMLMLFAAIGAAIIGYWAEGAILIFIFALSGAMESYTLSKSQKEISALLDLQPEEALRISNGTEERVPVGRLQINDIILIKPGERVPADGTIHNGETNIDEAAITGEPIPNEKKFGDEVFAGTVNLRGAIEVKITKPSDQTLFQKIIRLVQSAQSEKSPSQLFIEKFEGTYVKGVLLVVALMMFVPHFVLDWSWNETFYRAMILLVVASPCALVAAITPATLSAISNGARNGILFKGGIHLERLASVKAIAFDKTGTLTQGKPTVTDVYVRENMTEKEVLSITASIESHSTHPLAESIVKYAQHTYNIALKKPENVEDVTGFGLKGLFENKAYKIGKADFIGEETKTFHNGISASLEKEGKTVVYISDKDGILGLIALKDTLRQETIAAIRELQSIDVEAIMITGDNEETAKAIASESNIKEYYASCLPETKVETIKELKEKYGTVAMVGDGINDAPALATASIGVAMGEGTDVALETADVVLMKNELSRLSQAIRLSKRMNRIVKQNVIFSLAVIAMLICSNFLQFLALPFGVIGHEGSTILVILNGLRLLKGNK, encoded by the coding sequence ATGAACTCAGAAGTAAAAACATTACAAGTACAAAAGTCTATTTCTCATCCCTCTTTATGGGATACATTAAAGAAACATTATGAACTTATATTTTCAATCACATCTGGTATTTTCATTTTAGCTGGTTGGTTATTCACAAAGAACGATGCAATGAATGTAGGGATTACTTGCTATATCCTTGCTTATATAGTTGGTGGATATGCAAAGGCGAAAGAAGGTATTGAAGATACCATTGAAGAGAAAGAGCTAAATGTCGAAATGCTCATGCTCTTTGCTGCTATCGGTGCTGCAATCATTGGCTACTGGGCAGAAGGTGCGATTTTAATCTTTATCTTTGCACTAAGCGGTGCGATGGAATCTTATACATTAAGTAAAAGTCAAAAAGAAATTTCAGCGCTTCTTGATTTACAACCTGAAGAAGCATTGCGTATTTCTAATGGAACCGAGGAACGTGTTCCTGTAGGACGATTACAAATTAACGACATTATTTTAATTAAGCCAGGTGAGCGTGTTCCTGCTGACGGTACGATTCATAACGGTGAAACAAATATCGATGAAGCTGCTATTACAGGGGAACCTATTCCGAATGAGAAAAAATTCGGTGATGAAGTATTTGCTGGTACTGTAAATTTACGCGGTGCTATCGAAGTTAAAATTACAAAGCCGAGCGATCAAACATTATTCCAAAAGATTATCCGTCTTGTCCAAAGTGCACAAAGCGAAAAATCACCATCACAACTATTCATCGAAAAGTTTGAAGGAACATACGTAAAAGGTGTACTACTCGTTGTTGCGCTTATGATGTTCGTCCCTCATTTCGTACTTGACTGGAGCTGGAATGAAACGTTTTATCGCGCTATGATCTTACTTGTAGTCGCATCTCCTTGTGCACTCGTTGCTGCCATTACACCAGCAACGTTATCTGCAATTTCTAACGGGGCAAGAAATGGAATTCTCTTTAAAGGTGGCATACATTTAGAACGCCTCGCTTCAGTAAAAGCGATCGCCTTTGATAAAACAGGAACATTAACACAAGGAAAACCTACCGTAACAGATGTATATGTTCGAGAAAATATGACAGAAAAAGAAGTACTTTCTATTACAGCATCAATTGAAAGTCACTCTACACATCCTTTAGCTGAATCTATTGTTAAATATGCACAACATACGTATAACATTGCATTAAAAAAACCAGAAAATGTTGAAGATGTAACTGGTTTTGGGCTAAAAGGACTATTCGAAAACAAAGCTTATAAAATAGGTAAAGCTGATTTTATCGGTGAAGAAACAAAGACATTTCATAATGGTATTTCTGCCTCACTTGAAAAAGAGGGTAAAACTGTCGTTTATATTAGTGATAAGGATGGCATCCTTGGACTTATCGCTTTAAAAGATACGCTTCGCCAAGAAACAATAGCTGCTATCCGCGAACTACAAAGCATTGATGTCGAAGCTATTATGATTACTGGTGATAATGAAGAAACGGCAAAAGCAATTGCCTCTGAAAGTAATATAAAGGAATATTACGCATCATGCTTACCAGAAACAAAAGTTGAAACAATTAAAGAGCTAAAAGAAAAATACGGGACAGTAGCAATGGTCGGAGATGGTATAAATGATGCCCCTGCACTCGCTACCGCTAGCATTGGTGTAGCAATGGGCGAAGGAACAGACGTAGCTTTAGAAACTGCAGACGTTGTACTTATGAAAAACGAATTATCTCGACTTTCCCAAGCAATCCGTTTATCAAAACGAATGAACCGCATTGTAAAGCAAAACGTAATTTTTTCGCTAGCTGTAATTGCAATGCTGATTTGTTCAAATTTCTTGCAATTTTTAGCTCTTCCATTTGGTGTTATTGGGCATGAAGGAAGCACGATTCTTGTCATTTTAAATGGTTTACGATTATTAAAAGGAAACAAATAA
- a CDS encoding cation-translocating P-type ATPase has product MSNWYSKTKDQTLIDLETNEQHGLTDEIVNERLKQYGSNELATKQKRTLWQRIFAQINDVLVYVLIIAALISAFVGEWADASIIALVVVLNAVIGVVQESKAEQALEALKKMATPKAIVKRGGELQEILSEQVVPGDIVMLDAGRYIPCDLRLIETANLKVEESALTGESVPVDKDALYHPSMQTDEQVPLGDQKNMAFMSTLVTYGRGVGVAVETGMNSQIGKIATLLHEADDDMTPLQKSLAQVGKYLGFVAVAICIVMFFIGFLQGRDTLEMFMTAISLAVAAIPEGLPAIVSIVLAIGVQRMIKQNVIIRKLPAVEALGSVTIICSDKTGTLTQNKMTVTHFYSDNLYDQLENLNVNNDTQRLLLENMVLCNDASYNNESQTGDPTEIALLVAGSTFNMQKDHLEKIHERVNELPFDSDRKMMSTVHTYDEGYYSMTKGAIDKLLPRCTHIFKNDKIEVLTDTDKNQILEAAGSMSQEALRVLSFAFKQYNSNAVDINHLEENLIFIGLVGMIDPPRTEVKDSITECKKAGIRTVMITGDHKDTAFAIAKELGIATEISEIMIGTELDNISDTELASKIDHLHVFARVSPEHKVKIVKALRAKGNIVSMTGDGVNDAPSLKQADVGVAMGITGTDVAKGAADVVLTDDNFSSIVKAVEEGRNIYRNIKKSILFLLSCNFGEIIALFLAILLGWATPLRPIHILWVNLITDTLPALSLGVDPEDSDVMKEKPRRAKESLFSGSIPFLIFNGAVIGLLTLVAFIAGAKFYTGDTNLFPLFPERIDEDALLHAQTMAFVVLSFSQLVHSFNLRSRTKSIFSIGIFTNKYLVFSLLIGVLMQVCIISIPPLANIFGVHALTMRDWGFVLLLSIIPLVVNEIIKLVKRN; this is encoded by the coding sequence ATGAGCAATTGGTACAGTAAGACGAAAGATCAAACGTTAATCGACCTAGAAACAAACGAACAACACGGTTTAACAGATGAAATCGTAAATGAACGTTTAAAGCAATACGGCTCTAATGAATTAGCTACAAAACAAAAACGCACGTTATGGCAGCGGATTTTCGCCCAAATTAATGATGTCCTCGTATATGTCCTTATTATTGCTGCTCTTATTTCTGCCTTTGTAGGTGAATGGGCTGATGCAAGTATTATTGCGCTCGTTGTAGTTTTAAATGCTGTTATCGGTGTCGTCCAAGAATCGAAAGCAGAACAAGCTTTAGAGGCATTGAAAAAGATGGCAACGCCTAAAGCTATCGTAAAACGCGGCGGTGAGCTACAAGAAATTCTATCTGAACAAGTCGTTCCAGGTGATATTGTCATGCTCGATGCAGGACGTTATATCCCATGTGATTTGCGACTAATCGAAACAGCAAATTTAAAAGTTGAAGAATCTGCTCTCACTGGTGAGTCCGTTCCTGTTGATAAGGATGCACTTTATCATCCTTCTATGCAAACGGATGAACAAGTACCACTCGGCGATCAAAAAAATATGGCCTTTATGTCTACTCTTGTTACATACGGGCGAGGTGTCGGTGTTGCTGTTGAAACTGGCATGAACTCACAAATCGGCAAGATTGCTACCCTTTTACATGAAGCAGACGATGATATGACACCACTCCAAAAAAGCTTGGCACAAGTCGGAAAGTATTTAGGCTTTGTCGCTGTAGCTATTTGTATCGTTATGTTTTTCATCGGCTTTTTACAAGGCCGGGATACGTTAGAAATGTTTATGACTGCTATTAGTTTAGCCGTTGCAGCTATTCCAGAAGGCTTGCCAGCTATCGTTTCCATCGTTCTTGCAATTGGTGTGCAACGCATGATTAAACAAAACGTTATCATTCGAAAACTACCAGCTGTTGAAGCTCTCGGTTCTGTCACAATTATTTGTTCAGATAAAACAGGTACGTTAACACAAAATAAAATGACCGTTACTCACTTTTATAGTGATAACTTATACGATCAATTAGAAAATTTAAATGTAAATAACGATACGCAACGTCTATTGTTAGAGAATATGGTGCTATGTAATGATGCGTCTTACAATAACGAATCACAAACCGGAGACCCGACTGAAATTGCTCTTCTCGTTGCTGGAAGCACTTTTAATATGCAAAAAGATCATTTAGAAAAGATACATGAGCGCGTTAACGAGTTGCCTTTCGATTCAGATCGTAAAATGATGTCAACCGTGCATACATATGATGAAGGCTACTATAGCATGACGAAAGGTGCTATTGATAAACTCTTACCTCGATGTACCCACATATTTAAAAATGATAAAATCGAGGTTCTAACAGATACTGATAAAAATCAAATATTAGAAGCTGCCGGATCAATGTCTCAAGAAGCTTTAAGAGTACTTTCATTCGCATTTAAACAATACAATTCAAACGCTGTAGATATAAATCATCTTGAAGAAAATCTCATCTTTATCGGTCTTGTCGGTATGATTGATCCACCTCGAACTGAAGTAAAGGATTCAATTACAGAATGTAAAAAAGCCGGTATTCGCACAGTTATGATTACTGGTGACCATAAAGATACCGCTTTTGCAATCGCCAAAGAACTTGGCATTGCTACAGAAATATCTGAAATTATGATTGGAACTGAATTAGATAACATTTCAGATACAGAACTAGCAAGCAAAATTGATCACTTACATGTATTCGCTAGGGTCTCTCCAGAACATAAGGTAAAGATCGTAAAAGCATTACGTGCAAAAGGCAATATCGTTTCTATGACTGGTGATGGCGTCAATGATGCACCATCTTTAAAACAAGCAGATGTTGGCGTAGCGATGGGCATTACAGGAACAGACGTTGCAAAAGGGGCTGCGGATGTCGTGTTAACAGATGATAATTTCTCATCTATCGTGAAAGCTGTTGAGGAAGGTAGAAATATTTATCGTAACATAAAAAAATCAATTCTCTTCCTACTCTCTTGTAACTTTGGAGAAATTATCGCTTTATTTTTAGCCATTTTACTCGGCTGGGCGACACCATTACGCCCAATCCACATTTTGTGGGTCAATTTAATTACCGACACACTTCCTGCACTATCACTTGGTGTTGACCCTGAAGATTCAGATGTGATGAAGGAAAAGCCACGACGTGCGAAAGAAAGCCTATTTAGCGGTAGCATCCCTTTTCTTATTTTCAATGGGGCTGTCATTGGACTTTTAACGCTAGTGGCCTTTATCGCCGGAGCAAAATTCTATACTGGAGATACAAATTTATTCCCTCTGTTCCCAGAGCGCATTGATGAAGATGCCCTATTACATGCTCAAACGATGGCATTTGTCGTTCTTAGTTTTTCTCAGCTCGTTCATTCCTTTAACTTGCGTTCAAGAACGAAATCGATTTTTTCAATTGGGATCTTTACAAATAAATATTTAGTGTTCTCCCTTCTTATCGGTGTTCTTATGCAAGTTTGTATCATTTCCATCCCACCTCTTGCCAATATATTCGGTGTGCATGCATTAACGATGCGAGATTGGGGATTTGTTCTCTTATTAAGTATCATTCCGCTTGTTGTGAATGAAATCATTAAATTAGTGAAGAGAAACTAA
- a CDS encoding DUF4075 domain-containing protein: MAKKNNIARNIALGVAAGVAVSMLKKENREKVKNTAEKAKTKMIEIGENAKIKEKVQTVTDKGRELADFNVVKAKVAEIKKLTPSVVETLKETKEIFSKKKIEQVEKPETIEIQAVSSKVDELKAEEEPVVAGDGGMKEARELFMKDSNAEEKKTEAYIELKQDKEEKKSV; encoded by the coding sequence ATGGCAAAGAAAAATAATATTGCTCGAAATATTGCACTTGGTGTAGCTGCAGGTGTAGCTGTATCTATGTTGAAGAAAGAAAACCGTGAAAAAGTAAAAAATACTGCGGAAAAAGCAAAAACAAAGATGATTGAAATTGGTGAAAATGCAAAGATCAAAGAAAAAGTGCAAACTGTTACAGATAAAGGACGCGAACTTGCTGATTTCAATGTAGTGAAAGCAAAAGTAGCAGAAATCAAAAAATTGACGCCGTCTGTTGTAGAAACGTTAAAAGAAACGAAAGAAATTTTTAGTAAGAAAAAAATTGAGCAAGTAGAAAAGCCAGAAACAATTGAAATTCAAGCTGTATCGTCAAAGGTAGATGAGCTGAAAGCAGAAGAAGAGCCAGTAGTAGCTGGAGATGGCGGTATGAAAGAAGCGCGTGAACTATTTATGAAAGACTCAAATGCAGAGGAAAAAAAAACTGAAGCGTACATTGAGTTAAAGCAAGATAAAGAAGAGAAGAAAAGCGTTTAA
- a CDS encoding low molecular weight protein-tyrosine-phosphatase yields the protein MIQVLFVCLGNICRSPMAEAIFRNLVVKEGLEGKIVIDSAGTGDWHIGHPPHKGTQKILKENAVTFEGIKARQVEKEDLTKFDYIIAMDNKNIADLKSLGKTGGYIGRLSDFVPDGGWTDVPDPYYTGNFQEVYDLVTEGCAKLLAFIRNEQGI from the coding sequence ATGATTCAAGTATTGTTTGTTTGTCTTGGGAACATTTGCCGTTCTCCGATGGCAGAAGCGATTTTTCGAAATCTTGTCGTAAAAGAGGGACTCGAAGGGAAAATTGTCATTGATTCTGCAGGAACTGGAGATTGGCATATCGGTCATCCGCCACATAAAGGAACACAAAAAATTTTAAAAGAAAATGCAGTCACTTTTGAAGGAATTAAAGCGAGGCAAGTAGAAAAAGAAGACTTAACAAAGTTTGATTATATTATTGCCATGGACAACAAGAATATAGCAGATTTAAAAAGTTTAGGTAAAACTGGAGGCTATATTGGTAGGCTGTCCGATTTTGTTCCAGACGGTGGCTGGACAGACGTTCCCGACCCTTACTATACAGGGAATTTCCAAGAAGTATATGACCTTGTAACAGAAGGGTGTGCAAAGCTATTAGCTTTCATTCGAAATGAACAAGGAATATGA
- a CDS encoding YceG family protein produces the protein MFSRFTLQPYGLKDESDLKQFETLLEKRPQYELTENEMKFSYIACRILGVPNDVDEYFNELFDYSEAKGIEVLHEQNLNKVIDSEKLRHIQEVFGLHQEAPNGLTVNRLVAHLSGKQLLPKVDNPDLQHYIHTTFISVLKLYEKQHNQSLKTEGFRRFLIDIIKLSENYVAKWFSTVNYKKQMPRIVWYGDATESRIYFLYFLIMLGCDVLYYHPEGKDGFENVDEEGRSFVVSHSGRISLEPFPDRRRERVATVAYQASKEIEQVLHHDNSLLYKPWQFRSYTPVARTLKTTYDELFLITKEKAFVRPTFFVENKHIYIPSLFAKISGVSKNDKEYFQRLKAVTSFDNSLLINTFPFTKEQKANFQYHYRDALDRGGKLHPDLIMNSHWWPHKRLPEGLQHGIAEAIIHTCESEMCKPIAKETKQDVALYVFAQLSQIPPNILEQLEKFDYSQDVPKIVIFNNEKSGELTRSDAVLLLFLNQIGVDVFHFNPTGRNDIEPYIDAAAFDSHWLEEVNFDLEFHGSSAYKNLSQTIKGLFRPFL, from the coding sequence GTGTTTTCACGTTTTACACTTCAACCATATGGATTAAAAGATGAATCAGATTTAAAGCAATTTGAAACACTTTTAGAAAAACGCCCACAATATGAACTGACAGAGAATGAGATGAAATTTAGTTATATAGCATGTCGAATCCTTGGCGTTCCTAATGATGTAGATGAATATTTTAATGAGCTATTTGATTATAGTGAAGCGAAAGGAATCGAAGTTTTACACGAACAAAATTTAAACAAAGTGATTGATTCGGAAAAGCTTCGTCATATTCAAGAAGTGTTCGGATTACATCAAGAAGCACCAAACGGTCTGACAGTAAATAGGCTAGTGGCACACTTATCTGGGAAACAACTTTTACCGAAAGTAGACAATCCTGACTTACAGCATTATATACATACGACGTTTATTTCTGTATTGAAATTGTATGAGAAACAACATAACCAATCGTTAAAAACAGAGGGATTCCGTCGTTTCTTAATTGATATAATTAAATTAAGTGAAAATTACGTAGCGAAGTGGTTTTCTACGGTTAATTATAAGAAACAAATGCCGCGTATCGTTTGGTATGGTGATGCGACGGAAAGCCGTATATATTTCTTATACTTCCTTATTATGCTCGGCTGTGATGTACTTTATTATCATCCAGAAGGAAAAGATGGATTTGAGAATGTTGATGAGGAAGGAAGAAGTTTTGTTGTGTCTCATTCAGGTCGCATTTCTCTTGAGCCATTTCCAGATCGCCGCCGCGAACGTGTTGCAACAGTAGCGTATCAAGCTTCAAAAGAAATTGAGCAAGTACTTCACCACGATAATTCACTGCTGTACAAGCCGTGGCAGTTCCGCTCGTATACGCCTGTAGCTCGTACGCTCAAAACAACATACGATGAACTCTTTTTAATTACGAAAGAAAAGGCATTTGTACGCCCGACATTCTTTGTTGAGAATAAACACATTTATATTCCTTCTTTATTTGCAAAAATATCAGGTGTTTCAAAGAATGATAAAGAATATTTTCAGCGACTAAAGGCTGTTACATCATTTGATAACAGTTTATTAATTAATACATTCCCGTTTACGAAAGAACAAAAAGCAAATTTCCAATATCATTACCGAGATGCTTTAGACCGCGGGGGAAAATTACATCCAGATTTAATTATGAACAGTCATTGGTGGCCGCATAAACGATTGCCAGAAGGATTACAACATGGTATTGCAGAAGCGATTATCCATACGTGTGAAAGTGAAATGTGTAAACCAATTGCAAAAGAGACGAAACAAGATGTAGCGTTATATGTTTTCGCGCAACTTTCTCAAATACCACCGAATATTTTAGAACAGCTTGAGAAATTTGATTATTCACAAGATGTACCGAAAATTGTTATATTTAATAATGAGAAGAGTGGGGAATTAACTCGTTCGGATGCTGTTTTACTCCTATTTTTAAATCAAATAGGAGTAGATGTATTCCACTTCAATCCAACGGGACGAAATGATATTGAACCGTATATTGATGCAGCAGCATTTGATTCACATTGGCTTGAAGAAGTTAATTTCGATCTTGAGTTTCATGGTTCATCAGCCTATAAAAATTTATCACAAACAATAAAAGGACTATTTCGTCCATTTTTATAA